The Maledivibacter sp. genome segment TTGAGAAAAGAGTTATGAAAAAACAACGTTTAGTTACTAATGATGGAATCGAAATTAAGCTCCCATCTTCATTACTATCTAGACGAGACAAGGTAGAATTTATATCTAATATTGATGGGACGATTTCAATATTATTAAAGAATATAACTGAGATAGAAGACAAGTGATAGAGTCTCTAAAATACTTATTATTGACAGTTAGATACATATTTTCCCGTGGCACCTAAATGAAAAATAGGAAAGGTTCATTTAGGTGTTTTATGTTTTTGGAAAATAAAAACTTGGAAATCTATAGTATATGGTTTTTATAGAAAGTAATTATGTAATTTGCTTAGTTATTTGTTCTTATATTATTGGACAACATAAAAGCCTTATTGCTATAATATGAATAGCAGATTTTGTTAAAATACTAATTAAGATATATAAATAACTGCAAAGATACTTACTTTTAATTGAAAGGCTGATAATATGTGCAATAAGCAGGAGATAAAAATATCAGTTAGAAACTTAGTGGAGTTTGTTCTGCGTTCGGGAGATTTAGATACTAGTTTTAGAAGTATGTCTAGAGCTGTGGAAGGAATAAAGGCCCACCAAAAAGTACAGGGGTCTCAAGATGAAAACTATGAAGCCGAAGTTACTTTAAAGCATAGTTTTGAATATAAAGATTTTATATTTTCAATTGAAGGCAGAGCCGATGGGATCATAAAGGAAGACCTAGAAGATAATGTAGAAATTAATGATTTCATGGTAAATAATTCAGATTTATATTCAATTTGTATAGATGAAATAAAATCTACTACTAGACCTCTAGAAATGATAGACGAAAACTACAATGAAGTTCATTGGGCCCAAGCAAAATGTTATGCATATATATATGCCCTACAAAATGAACTCACAAACATAGATGTCCAGTTAACATATTTTCATTTAGAAACGGAAATTGTTAAAAGTATTAGGAAAAGCTTTAGCTTTAAAAGCATAGAAGAATTTTTTTATGATATCATAGATAAATATATAGTTTGGGCAAGCTTTACATCTGAGTGGAGCATTCTACGTAATAATTCAGTCAATGAGCTAGTATTTCCCTTTGAAGGTTATAGAACTGGACAAAGACAGCTTGCAGTTTCAGTATATAGGACTATTAGAGATGGAAATAAATTATTTGCTCAAGCCCCAACAGGAATAGGAAAAACCATTTCTACTCTTTTTCCCGCTGTAAAAGCCTTTAGTGAAGGACATACTTCTAAGATATTTTATCTCACGGCTAAAACTATAGCTAGACAGGTTGCTAAGGAAGCCTTCATGAAAATGAGGGAAAAGGGTTTAAGATTTAAGACACTAACCTTAACTGCCAAGGATAAGATATGTTTTAAGGATGAGTCGAGATGTGACCCAGAATATTGTGAATATGCAAAGGGGCATTTTGATAGAGTTAATGATGGACTGTTGGATATTCTTAGAAATGAAGACGAATTGTCTAGGGGGATAATTGAGGAATATTCAAAAAAGCATAATATTTGTCCATTTGAGTTTTCCCTAGATTTAGCACTATGGGCGGATACGGTCATATGTGACTTTAATTATGTTTTTGATCCCAGAGTGTATCTTAAAAGATTTTTTGAATTTGGCAATAATGACTATACGTTTTTGGTAGATGAAGCCCATAATTTAGTAGATAGAGCGAGGGAGATGTTTTCGGCAACCCTCTACAAAAGACCATTCTTAGATTTAAAAAGGATTTTTAAAGATAAAGAGCCTAAAATAGCAAAGGCCTTAGATAAGCTCAATTCATATATGCTTGAAATGAAAAAACTTTGTGGAGATGAACTTTTTTATATACAATATGAAATGCCCGATGATATATCATATTTATTAAACAATTTGATGTCAGTAAGTGAAGAGTTTTTGGCTACAAAACAAGGAAAAGAAGGGCATAGGGAACTTCTAGATTTATTTTTTGAGGCCTTAAGCTTCACAAGGATTTTAGAATTTTATGATGATAGATATGTAACCTATGTGGAGCAAGATAATAAAGATGTAAAGCTTAAAATATTTTGCCTTGATCCATCGTATCTATTAAGTCAAGCAGTTAAAAGAGGCAAAACGGCCATATTTTTTTCTGCTACATTATCGCCTATAGAATATTTTAAAGACATTTTAGGAGGCCATGACGAGGATACCACATTGAAGCTGTCCTCTCCCTTTGACAAGAGAAATTTATTGCTTATGATAGGTGGCAAGGTATCAACAAGATATAGGGACAGGGATAATAGCTACGGCATAATTGCAGATTACATAGAAAAAGTATCAAAGGAAAGGGGAAACTATATGGCCTTTTTTCCTTCATATAGATACATGCATGATGTCTATGAAGTATTTAAAGAAAAGTATCCTAAATACAATACTATTATCCAAAGGAATACCATGACAGAGGAAGAAAGGGAAGAATATCTAAGTAGTTTTAATCACAATCCAAGGCAAACACTTGTAAGCTTTGCTGTAATGGGTGGTGTTTTTTCAGAGGGAATAGACCTCAAAGGGGATAGACTGAGGGGAGCAATAATAGTGGGAGTAGGATTGCCACAAATATGTTTAGAAAAAAATATAATAAGAGATTACTTTAATGAAAAAAATGATAAGGGATTTAATTATTCCTATATGTACCCTGGTATGAATAAAGTTCTACAGGCCGCAGGACGAGTTATACGTACTGAAAAGGATAAAGGAGTTATTTTGCTGATAGACGATCGTTTTATCTATAGTTCCTATAGAATGATTTTTCCAAGAGAGTGGAGTCATAATATAACCGTTTCATCACCGCAACAAGTAGAATCTCGCATCACTTCATTTTGGAAAAAGAATAAGTAGTATTTTTAATAATATATGAGATAATTTGTGCTTGGGATATGATATAATAACACTATGAAAAATATTGAATAGTCTGTAAATTTAATATTACCTATATCTTTAACTTAGTCCAGAGAGTCTTGCAGGATGATATTTGCATATTAGGCCTAGCCAAGTAAGAGTTATGCAATTTCCTCAAATTATATATTATTATAGATAACATTGACTTCAGACCAAGGTTCAAATATTTGTAATCTGCTAGGGGGTGAGACAATATGGAAATATTAAAAAGAAAGTGTGTAGATAAGAAAGTAGAAGAAGCTTTACAAGAAAACTTAAAGTTTCTTCAAACTGTTATTAATACTATTCCAAATCCAATATTTTATAAAGATAGTGATGGTATATATAAACATTGTAATACCGCATTTCTAGAATACTTAGATAAAGAATATGAAGAGGTTATAGGTAAAGGGGTTCATGATATTTATCCAAAGGAGCTTGCTGATATTTACTATAGAGCTGATAATGAGCTTATGAATAATAAGGGGAAGCAAATCTATGAAGCCAAGTTTATGTACAAAAACCATTCATTGCGTGATGTTATCTTTAATAAAGCGACTATCAAAGATAAAAATGATGGTGCCAGCGGTTTAGTAGGTGTAATAATGGATATTACAGAGAGAAAGCTTGCAGCAAAGAATATTGAAAGACTATTGAAAATGAAGGATGCCGCTATAGCAATAAATCAAGCCATTATA includes the following:
- a CDS encoding ATP-dependent DNA helicase translates to MCNKQEIKISVRNLVEFVLRSGDLDTSFRSMSRAVEGIKAHQKVQGSQDENYEAEVTLKHSFEYKDFIFSIEGRADGIIKEDLEDNVEINDFMVNNSDLYSICIDEIKSTTRPLEMIDENYNEVHWAQAKCYAYIYALQNELTNIDVQLTYFHLETEIVKSIRKSFSFKSIEEFFYDIIDKYIVWASFTSEWSILRNNSVNELVFPFEGYRTGQRQLAVSVYRTIRDGNKLFAQAPTGIGKTISTLFPAVKAFSEGHTSKIFYLTAKTIARQVAKEAFMKMREKGLRFKTLTLTAKDKICFKDESRCDPEYCEYAKGHFDRVNDGLLDILRNEDELSRGIIEEYSKKHNICPFEFSLDLALWADTVICDFNYVFDPRVYLKRFFEFGNNDYTFLVDEAHNLVDRAREMFSATLYKRPFLDLKRIFKDKEPKIAKALDKLNSYMLEMKKLCGDELFYIQYEMPDDISYLLNNLMSVSEEFLATKQGKEGHRELLDLFFEALSFTRILEFYDDRYVTYVEQDNKDVKLKIFCLDPSYLLSQAVKRGKTAIFFSATLSPIEYFKDILGGHDEDTTLKLSSPFDKRNLLLMIGGKVSTRYRDRDNSYGIIADYIEKVSKERGNYMAFFPSYRYMHDVYEVFKEKYPKYNTIIQRNTMTEEEREEYLSSFNHNPRQTLVSFAVMGGVFSEGIDLKGDRLRGAIIVGVGLPQICLEKNIIRDYFNEKNDKGFNYSYMYPGMNKVLQAAGRVIRTEKDKGVILLIDDRFIYSSYRMIFPREWSHNITVSSPQQVESRITSFWKKNK